One window of the Allosaccharopolyspora coralli genome contains the following:
- the wzm gene encoding galactan export ABC transporter permease subunit Wzm/RfbD translates to MQPTSTPERPPAPPDASSRSWSKAFHDMSSGIRQRQLWAHLGWQDIKQRYRRSVLGPLWITVGMAVTAAGLGFLYSTIFGQDPAQYVPYMTVGFIVWYFISGCLSSGTEVFIKNEGLIKQLPAPVMVHVLRTVWREFLLFLHNLVVYLGILAIFQPDVTWKIISVLPAFALLLLNGVWVVLLLGVASTRFRDIPPVVTSLMQLLFFMSPIVWPIEILEQNAGPRAWLAQLNPIYHYVDIVRAPLLGEDQSMHHWWLVLAFTAGGWALALLVLRNYRSRVSYWV, encoded by the coding sequence GTGCAGCCGACCAGCACGCCAGAGCGACCTCCAGCACCCCCCGACGCGTCTTCGCGGAGCTGGAGCAAGGCGTTCCACGACATGTCCAGCGGCATCCGACAGCGCCAGCTCTGGGCGCATCTCGGCTGGCAGGACATCAAACAGCGCTACCGGCGCTCGGTTCTGGGGCCACTGTGGATCACGGTCGGCATGGCCGTCACCGCCGCCGGTCTGGGCTTCCTGTACTCCACGATCTTCGGCCAGGATCCGGCTCAGTACGTCCCGTACATGACGGTCGGTTTCATCGTCTGGTACTTCATCAGCGGCTGCCTGAGCAGCGGCACCGAGGTCTTCATCAAGAACGAGGGGCTGATCAAGCAGCTGCCCGCCCCCGTCATGGTCCACGTGCTGCGCACCGTGTGGCGGGAGTTCCTGCTGTTCCTGCACAACCTCGTCGTCTATCTCGGCATCCTCGCGATCTTTCAGCCGGACGTGACCTGGAAGATCATCTCGGTGCTGCCCGCGTTCGCGTTGCTGCTGCTCAACGGCGTGTGGGTCGTGTTGTTGCTCGGCGTGGCCAGCACCCGGTTCCGCGACATCCCGCCGGTGGTCACGAGCCTGATGCAGCTGCTGTTCTTCATGTCGCCGATCGTCTGGCCGATCGAGATCCTGGAGCAGAACGCCGGGCCGCGAGCCTGGCTGGCGCAGCTCAACCCGATCTATCACTACGTCGACATCGTGCGCGCGCCGCTGCTCGGCGAGGACCAGAGCATGCACCACTGGTGGCTGGTGCTCGCCTTCACCGCCGGGGGCTGGGCGCTGGCCTTGCTCGTCCTGCGCAACTACCGCTCGCGCGTTTCCTACTGGGTCTGA
- a CDS encoding bacterial proteasome activator family protein, with translation MNQNDQEHVFVVGDGDQDPGQDEARSGQELGELVEQPAKVMRIGTMIKQLLEEVRQAPLDEASRTRLKEIHQSSIRELEQGLAPELIEELERLSLPFAQESTPSESELRIAQAQLVGWLEGLFHGLQTALFAQQMAARAQLESMRRGLPPGAAEAEAAQHQPRGTGQYL, from the coding sequence ATGAACCAGAACGATCAGGAACACGTCTTCGTGGTCGGCGACGGCGACCAGGACCCGGGCCAGGACGAGGCCAGGAGCGGTCAGGAGCTCGGTGAGCTCGTCGAGCAGCCCGCGAAGGTCATGCGCATCGGCACCATGATCAAGCAGCTCCTCGAGGAGGTGCGGCAGGCACCACTGGACGAGGCGAGCCGCACCCGGCTCAAGGAGATCCACCAGTCCTCCATCCGCGAGCTGGAGCAGGGCCTGGCCCCGGAGCTCATCGAGGAGCTGGAGCGGCTGTCGCTGCCGTTCGCCCAGGAGAGCACCCCGTCGGAGTCCGAACTGCGGATCGCCCAGGCCCAGCTCGTCGGCTGGCTCGAGGGACTCTTCCACGGCCTGCAGACGGCCCTGTTCGCGCAGCAGATGGCGGCTCGTGCGCAGCTGGAGTCGATGCGGCGCGGTTTGCCACCGGGCGCGGCGGAGGCCGAGGCGGCTCAGCACCAGCCACGAGGCACCGGCCAGTACCTCTGA